The Victivallis sp. Marseille-Q1083 genome has a window encoding:
- the aroE gene encoding shikimate dehydrogenase yields MIPDPSLWQCHYAVIGWPVAHSLSPQLQNAAFEYYRLGAPYGKCAVPPEELNDFAANARTRLAGFNVTVPHKRQIIAALDEITPEAETVQSVNTVSVRSGRLYGDSTDGYGLAMALQDAFALPVAGHAFCFLGAGGAAQAAAGYFATHRAKELFIVNRSIARAADLAERLNGLCPSCRCHAVAASDLPAVRRAVAAAEVVIQATSLGLRPDDPPPLSETVLAEAKRCFDTIYHPTAFQRAAAGRGIPVADGRGMLLHQGARSFELWTGKPAPVEAMRAALEEAIRRNRQ; encoded by the coding sequence ATGATTCCCGATCCATCCCTTTGGCAATGTCACTATGCGGTCATCGGCTGGCCGGTGGCGCACTCGTTGTCGCCGCAGCTCCAGAATGCCGCGTTCGAATATTACCGACTTGGCGCGCCGTACGGCAAATGCGCGGTCCCGCCGGAAGAATTGAATGACTTTGCCGCCAATGCCAGAACCCGCCTGGCCGGCTTCAACGTCACCGTGCCGCACAAACGGCAAATCATCGCCGCCCTGGATGAAATCACGCCGGAGGCGGAAACAGTGCAGAGCGTCAACACCGTCAGCGTGCGCTCCGGACGGTTGTACGGCGACAGCACCGACGGATACGGTTTGGCGATGGCGCTGCAGGACGCCTTTGCGTTGCCGGTGGCCGGCCATGCCTTCTGCTTTCTCGGCGCCGGCGGAGCGGCCCAGGCGGCGGCCGGTTACTTCGCCACGCACCGGGCAAAAGAGCTCTTCATCGTCAACCGTTCCATCGCCAGAGCGGCCGATCTGGCCGAACGCCTGAACGGCCTCTGTCCCTCCTGCCGCTGTCATGCCGTCGCCGCATCGGATCTGCCGGCGGTCCGCCGGGCCGTTGCGGCCGCCGAGGTGGTCATCCAGGCCACCAGCCTGGGGTTGCGGCCGGACGATCCGCCGCCGTTATCCGAAACGGTTCTGGCCGAAGCCAAACGCTGCTTCGATACGATTTATCATCCGACCGCCTTTCAGCGGGCGGCCGCCGGGCGGGGCATTCCGGTCGCCGACGGCCGCGGCATGCTGCTGCACCAGGGAGCCAGATCATTTGAACTGTGGACCGGGAAGCCGGCGCCGGTTGAGGCGATGCGCGCCGCACTGGAGGAAGCCATTCGGCGAAATCGGCAATAA
- the nrdR gene encoding transcriptional regulator NrdR: MRCPECGCQDDKVVDSRAVKEGAGVRRRRECLKCGHRFTTYEGIIQAELKVVKKNNILEDFDRDKLRRGIENACYKRAVRIEDIDRLVDEISTGLQRDFDKEVTSAEVGRRVMAALKALDQVAYVRFASVYRKFKDVEEFIDEIRSLSDQPKS, encoded by the coding sequence ATGCGGTGTCCGGAATGCGGATGTCAGGATGATAAAGTGGTGGATTCCCGGGCGGTCAAGGAAGGCGCCGGGGTGCGCCGCCGCCGGGAGTGTCTGAAGTGCGGCCATCGTTTCACTACTTACGAAGGAATTATCCAGGCCGAATTGAAGGTGGTCAAGAAGAATAATATTCTGGAGGATTTCGACCGCGACAAATTGCGGCGCGGCATCGAGAATGCCTGCTACAAACGGGCGGTGCGCATTGAGGACATCGACCGGCTGGTCGATGAGATTTCGACCGGGCTGCAGCGGGATTTCGACAAGGAAGTGACCAGCGCGGAAGTCGGACGCCGGGTAATGGCGGCGTTGAAGGCGCTGGACCAGGTTGCCTATGTGCGGTTCGCTTCCGTCTATCGTAAATTCAAGGACGTCGAGGAGTTCATCGATGAGATTCGCTCCCTGTCCGATCAACCGAAAAGCTGA
- the pheA gene encoding prephenate dehydratase, whose product MNDNLDQALGQLRNEIDRVDRRILELLNERYTFVKAVGRLKQEHNLPIYVPEREKALLAKLDECNAGPLPAATLHAIYREIISGARALEQPLRVAFLGPEGTFSHQAAINQFGHGVKYCVTGSIAEVFHAIECERADYGCVPVENSTEGAVNYTLDTLMRTNLNICGESNLPIHHCLLSNSAPSEIKTIYSHPQVLGQCRQYLLQHFPQAEQMALSSTTASARLVAETPGTAALASAMAAALFNVGILDENIEDISNNTTRFLMLGRQQPAPTGNDKTSLCFIVKDRPGALYDSLAPFKTAGLTLTMIESRPAKSNNWEYCFFIDLLGHRAERTIQAACRELEQRCSVFKILGSYPRAVDMNSSQA is encoded by the coding sequence ATGAACGACAACCTCGATCAGGCGCTCGGTCAGTTGCGCAACGAAATCGACCGGGTTGACCGCCGGATTCTCGAATTGCTGAACGAACGCTACACTTTCGTCAAAGCGGTCGGCCGGCTTAAACAGGAACACAATCTGCCGATTTATGTGCCGGAACGGGAAAAAGCCCTGTTGGCCAAACTCGACGAATGCAATGCGGGGCCGCTGCCGGCGGCGACGCTGCACGCCATTTATCGCGAAATCATTTCCGGCGCCCGGGCGCTGGAACAGCCGTTGCGGGTCGCCTTTCTCGGCCCGGAAGGCACATTTTCCCATCAGGCGGCCATCAATCAGTTCGGCCACGGGGTCAAATATTGCGTCACCGGCAGCATCGCCGAAGTGTTCCATGCCATCGAATGCGAACGGGCCGACTACGGCTGCGTACCGGTGGAAAACTCCACCGAAGGCGCGGTCAACTATACCCTCGATACGCTGATGCGCACCAACCTGAACATCTGCGGCGAAAGCAATCTGCCGATCCATCACTGCCTCCTGAGCAATTCGGCCCCCTCGGAAATCAAGACCATCTACAGCCATCCGCAGGTGCTGGGGCAATGCCGTCAGTATCTGCTGCAGCATTTTCCACAGGCCGAACAGATGGCGTTGAGCAGTACGACCGCTTCCGCCCGACTGGTCGCCGAAACGCCGGGAACCGCAGCGCTGGCCAGCGCGATGGCGGCGGCGCTTTTCAATGTCGGCATTCTGGATGAGAACATCGAGGACATCAGCAACAACACGACCCGTTTCCTCATGCTCGGCCGCCAGCAGCCGGCTCCGACCGGCAACGACAAAACCTCGCTCTGTTTCATCGTCAAAGACCGGCCGGGCGCGTTATACGACTCGCTGGCGCCGTTCAAAACCGCCGGCCTGACCCTGACGATGATCGAAAGCCGGCCGGCCAAAAGCAACAACTGGGAGTACTGCTTCTTTATCGATCTGCTGGGTCACCGGGCAGAACGCACCATTCAGGCGGCCTGCCGGGAACTGGAGCAGCGCTGTTCCGTGTTCAAAATTCTCGGCAGTTATCCGCGTGCCGTCGATATGAACTCCAGCCAGGCCTGA